The Cinclus cinclus chromosome 3, bCinCin1.1, whole genome shotgun sequence genome has a window encoding:
- the YIPF4 gene encoding protein YIPF4 isoform X1 — protein MQPPGAQQPPLYAPSSGDFTFVSSADAEDLSGSITTPDVKLNLGGEFIKESTATTFLRQRGYGWLLEVEDDDPEDNKPLLEELDIDLKDIYYKIRCVLMPMPSLGFNRQVVRDNPDFWGPLAVVLFFSMISLYGQFKVVSWIITIWIFGSLTIFLLARVLGGEVAYGQVLGVIGYSLLPLIVIAPVLLVVGSFEVVSTLIKLFGVFWAAYSAASLLVGEEFKTKKPLLIYPIFLLYIYFLSLYTGV, from the exons ATGCAGCCCCCGGGCGCTCAGCAGCCGCCGCTCTACGCGCCCAGCAGCGGGGATTTCACCTTCGTCTCCTCGGCGGACGCCGAAG ATCTTAGTGGTTCCATAACAACTCCAGATGTTAAACTAAATCTTGGAGGAGAATTCATTAAAGAATCTACTGCGACTACATTCCTAAGACAGAGAGGATATGGCTGGCTTCTGGAAGTGGAAGATGATGACCCAGAAGATAACAAGCCACTTCT GGAAGAACTCGACATTGATCTGAAGGATATTTACTACAAAATTCGATGTGTGTTGATGCCTATGCCATCTCTTGGGTTCAATAGGCAGGTAGTGAGAGACAATCCGGACTTTTGGGGTCCTCTGGCAGTTGTTCTCTTCTTCTCAATGATTTCATTATATGGACAATTTAAG GTTGTTTCTTGGATTATAACTATTTGGATATTTGGATCCTTGACAATTTTTTTACTGGCCAGAGTTCTTGGAGGAGAA GTTGCTTATGGCCAAGTTCTTGGTGTAATAGGATATTCCCTACTTCCCCTCATTGTCATAGCACCTGTACTTTTGGTGGTTGGATCATTTGAAGTTGTTTCTACCCTAATAAAA TTGTTTGGAGTCTTTTGGGCTGCATACAGTGCTGCATCATTACTAGTTGGAGAAGAATTCAAGACCAAGAAACCCCTTCTAATTTATCCAATCTTTTtattatacatttattttctgtccttGTATACTGGGGTGTGA
- the YIPF4 gene encoding protein YIPF4 isoform X2: protein MQPPGAQQPPLYAPSSGDFTFVSSADAEDLSGSITTPDVKLNLGGEFIKESTATTFLRQRGYGWLLEVEDDDPEDNKPLLEELDIDLKDIYYKIRCVLMPMPSLGFNRQVVRDNPDFWGPLAVVLFFSMISLYGQFKVVSWIITIWIFGSLTIFLLARVLGGELFGVFWAAYSAASLLVGEEFKTKKPLLIYPIFLLYIYFLSLYTGV, encoded by the exons ATGCAGCCCCCGGGCGCTCAGCAGCCGCCGCTCTACGCGCCCAGCAGCGGGGATTTCACCTTCGTCTCCTCGGCGGACGCCGAAG ATCTTAGTGGTTCCATAACAACTCCAGATGTTAAACTAAATCTTGGAGGAGAATTCATTAAAGAATCTACTGCGACTACATTCCTAAGACAGAGAGGATATGGCTGGCTTCTGGAAGTGGAAGATGATGACCCAGAAGATAACAAGCCACTTCT GGAAGAACTCGACATTGATCTGAAGGATATTTACTACAAAATTCGATGTGTGTTGATGCCTATGCCATCTCTTGGGTTCAATAGGCAGGTAGTGAGAGACAATCCGGACTTTTGGGGTCCTCTGGCAGTTGTTCTCTTCTTCTCAATGATTTCATTATATGGACAATTTAAG GTTGTTTCTTGGATTATAACTATTTGGATATTTGGATCCTTGACAATTTTTTTACTGGCCAGAGTTCTTGGAGGAGAA TTGTTTGGAGTCTTTTGGGCTGCATACAGTGCTGCATCATTACTAGTTGGAGAAGAATTCAAGACCAAGAAACCCCTTCTAATTTATCCAATCTTTTtattatacatttattttctgtccttGTATACTGGGGTGTGA